The window AGAAACTTATGCACATCACACCCTCAACATGGAAATGGGCGGCGGGCGCATTGGCTGTTTTGGCGCTGGCAGGCTGCAATAAAGGCGGCAGCGAAGAAGCCGGCGCGCCCAAGCGCCCCGAATGCATCGCGCCGGCCAAGCCCGGCGGCGGCTTCGACCTCACCTGCAAGCTGGCGCAATCCGGCCTGAAAGACACTGATTTGCTGAAAGCCCCCATGCGCGTCACCTATATGCCCGGCGGCGTCGGGGCGGTGGCCTACAATAAAATCGTCGCCAACGACCCGGCCAATAACGATGCCATCGTGGCCTTTTCCACCGGCTCTTTGCTAAACCTGGCACAAGGCAAATTCGGTCAATACACTGAAAAAGACGTGCGCTGGCTCTCTGCCGTGGGTACCGACTACGGTATGGTCGCCGTCAATGCCGAATCGCCCTACCAAACGCTGGCTGATCTGATGGCAGCCCTGAAAGCCGACCCGAAAAAAATCAGCTTTGGCGCAGGCGGCAGCGTGGGCGGCCAAGACTGGTTGCAAACCGCCATGCTGGCCAAGGCCGGCGGCATCAATCCGAAAGACATGACTTATGTGGCGCTCGAGGGCGGCGGCGAAGCAGTGACCGCGGTGTTGGGTAACCATATCCAAGCGGTCAGCGCCGGTATTGCCGAAATGGGGCCGCATGTCGAGTCGGGCAAAGTACGCGTATTGGCGGTGTTTGCCAACGAGCGCCTGCCGGGCAAGCTGGCGGATATTCCGACTGCCAAAGAGCAGGGTTATGATGTGGAATGGCCGGTTATCCGCGGCTATTACATGGGGCCGAAAGTCAGCGATGAATCGTATACCTGGTGGAAAAACCGCTTCGACCAAATGCTGGCCGATCCGAAATTTGCCGAACTGCGCAGCCAACGCGACCTGCTGCCGTTTGCCATGACCGGCGCCGAG of the Uruburuella testudinis genome contains:
- a CDS encoding tripartite tricarboxylate transporter substrate binding protein, giving the protein MHITPSTWKWAAGALAVLALAGCNKGGSEEAGAPKRPECIAPAKPGGGFDLTCKLAQSGLKDTDLLKAPMRVTYMPGGVGAVAYNKIVANDPANNDAIVAFSTGSLLNLAQGKFGQYTEKDVRWLSAVGTDYGMVAVNAESPYQTLADLMAALKADPKKISFGAGGSVGGQDWLQTAMLAKAGGINPKDMTYVALEGGGEAVTAVLGNHIQAVSAGIAEMGPHVESGKVRVLAVFANERLPGKLADIPTAKEQGYDVEWPVIRGYYMGPKVSDESYTWWKNRFDQMLADPKFAELRSQRDLLPFAMTGAELEQYVLKQTEAMRSLSQEFDLLNK